The Actinomadura sp. WMMB 499 genome includes a window with the following:
- the gyrB gene encoding DNA topoisomerase (ATP-hydrolyzing) subunit B — protein sequence MTVLEGLEAVRKRPGMYIGSTGERGLHHLVYEIVDNAVDEALAGFADDIVVTLLADGGVSVLDNGRGIPVGEHPVEKRPAIELVLTTLHAGGKFDGKSYAVSGGLHGVGSAVVNALSTRLEAEVRTDGYVWRQSYTWQGPETELRRGEEASDTGTRITFWPDPEIFETTEWNFETLSRRMQEMAFLNRGLAITLRDERPEHADGDDGDEPRVVRYHYDGGIEDFVRYINARKDAVHESVVYFEDHTDGMSVEIAMQWNSSYAESVHTFANTINTAEGGTHEEGFRAALTTIVNRYARDKGLLRDKDDNLTGEDVREGLTAIISIKLADPQFEGQTKTKLGNTEAKSFVQRACNVFLRDWFEENPGEAKEIINKASQAARARVAARQARDLTRRKSLLETTSLPGKLSDCQSTDPARSELYIVEGDSAGGSAKGGRAVQFQAILPIRGKILNVEKARIDKILKNNEVQAIITALGTGVHDEFDISRLRYHKIILMSDADVDGHHINTLLMTLLFRFMKPLIEAGHVYLSQPPLYKIKWDSRGNEVDYAFSDAERDAVIEAGIAAGKRDPRPRDLVQRFKGLGEMNANELWDTTMNPENRVLLQVQLDDAAQADELFSVLMGEEVEPRREFIQRNAKDVRFLDI from the coding sequence ATCACTGTCCTCGAAGGTCTCGAGGCGGTGCGCAAACGCCCGGGCATGTACATCGGATCGACCGGTGAGCGCGGCCTCCACCACCTCGTCTACGAGATCGTGGACAACGCCGTCGACGAGGCCCTGGCGGGCTTCGCCGACGACATCGTGGTGACGCTGCTGGCCGACGGCGGCGTGAGCGTGCTCGACAACGGGCGCGGCATCCCGGTCGGCGAGCACCCGGTGGAGAAGCGGCCGGCCATCGAGCTGGTGCTGACCACGCTGCACGCGGGCGGCAAGTTCGACGGCAAGTCCTACGCGGTGTCCGGCGGCCTGCACGGCGTCGGTTCCGCGGTGGTGAACGCGCTGTCCACCAGACTCGAGGCGGAGGTGCGGACGGACGGGTACGTCTGGCGGCAGTCGTACACCTGGCAGGGCCCGGAGACGGAACTGCGCAGGGGCGAGGAGGCGTCGGACACCGGCACCCGCATCACCTTCTGGCCCGACCCGGAGATCTTCGAGACCACCGAGTGGAACTTCGAGACCCTGTCGCGGCGCATGCAGGAGATGGCGTTCCTCAACCGCGGGCTGGCGATCACCCTGCGGGACGAGCGTCCCGAGCACGCGGACGGCGACGACGGCGACGAACCGCGGGTCGTCCGGTACCACTACGACGGCGGCATCGAGGACTTCGTCCGCTACATCAACGCGCGCAAGGACGCCGTCCACGAGTCGGTGGTCTACTTCGAGGACCACACCGACGGCATGTCCGTCGAGATCGCGATGCAGTGGAACTCGTCGTACGCGGAGTCGGTGCACACCTTCGCGAACACGATCAACACGGCGGAGGGCGGCACCCACGAGGAGGGGTTCCGGGCGGCGCTCACCACGATCGTCAACCGGTACGCCCGCGACAAGGGGCTGCTGCGCGACAAGGACGACAACCTGACCGGTGAGGACGTCCGCGAGGGGCTCACCGCGATCATCTCGATCAAGCTGGCCGACCCGCAGTTCGAGGGGCAGACGAAGACGAAGCTCGGCAACACCGAGGCGAAGTCGTTCGTCCAGCGGGCCTGCAACGTGTTCCTCCGCGACTGGTTCGAGGAGAACCCGGGCGAGGCCAAGGAGATCATCAACAAGGCGTCGCAGGCGGCGCGCGCGCGAGTCGCGGCACGGCAGGCGCGGGATCTGACGCGCCGCAAGAGCCTGCTGGAGACGACGTCGCTGCCCGGCAAGCTGTCGGACTGCCAGTCCACCGACCCGGCGAGGTCCGAGCTGTACATCGTCGAGGGCGACTCGGCGGGCGGCTCCGCCAAGGGCGGCCGGGCGGTGCAGTTCCAGGCGATCCTCCCGATCCGCGGCAAGATCCTGAACGTGGAGAAGGCCAGGATCGACAAGATCCTGAAGAACAACGAGGTGCAGGCGATCATCACGGCGCTGGGCACCGGCGTGCACGACGAGTTCGACATCTCCCGGCTCCGCTACCACAAGATCATCCTGATGTCGGACGCCGACGTCGACGGCCACCACATCAACACGCTGCTGATGACGCTGCTGTTCCGGTTCATGAAGCCGCTGATCGAGGCCGGGCACGTGTACCTGTCGCAGCCGCCGCTCTACAAGATCAAGTGGGACTCGCGCGGCAACGAGGTCGACTACGCGTTCTCCGATGCCGAGCGGGACGCCGTCATCGAGGCGGGCATCGCCGCCGGCAAGCGCGACCCGCGCCCCCGCGACCTGGTGCAGCGGTTCAAGGGTCTCGGCGAGATGAACGCCAACGAGCTGTGGGACACCACGATGAACCCCGAGAACCGGGTGCTCCTGCAGGTCCAGCTCGACGACGCCGCCCAGGCCGACGAGCTGTTCAGCGTGCTCATGGGCGAGGAAGTCGAGCCGCGCCGCGAGTTCATCCAGCGCAACGCCAAGGACGTGCGGTTCCTCGACATCTGA
- a CDS encoding DUF721 domain-containing protein, whose translation MSEDPQDVDGTGDASASGEPDEPGTSEASGTPGTSGKSGIELAREALAQAKADALKRGTLPGHKNRRKSGGPPVRNREPGRGGDPKQFGAAIRDLLATRGWEQRAAVGGVFGNWAAIVGPELAEHTRPEHFEDGELTIAADSATWATQLRLLSSNLVRRLNLELGHGTVRRVKVVGPASGPRRGGAWRAR comes from the coding sequence ATGAGCGAGGATCCACAGGATGTGGACGGCACCGGCGACGCTTCGGCGTCCGGCGAACCGGACGAGCCCGGGACATCGGAGGCGTCCGGGACGCCCGGAACGTCCGGCAAGTCGGGGATCGAACTGGCGCGGGAGGCGCTGGCGCAGGCCAAGGCGGACGCGCTCAAGCGGGGCACCCTCCCGGGCCACAAGAACCGGCGCAAGAGCGGCGGTCCGCCGGTGCGGAACCGGGAGCCGGGGCGCGGCGGCGATCCGAAGCAGTTCGGGGCCGCGATCCGCGACCTGCTGGCGACACGCGGATGGGAGCAGCGCGCGGCGGTCGGCGGCGTGTTCGGCAACTGGGCCGCGATCGTGGGGCCCGAACTGGCCGAGCACACGCGCCCGGAGCATTTCGAGGACGGCGAGCTGACGATCGCCGCCGACTCGGCGACGTGGGCCACGCAGCTCCGGCTGCTGTCGTCGAATCTCGTGCGGCGGCTGAACCTGGAGCTGGGGCACGGGACGGTCCGCCGCGTGAAGGTGGTCGGGCCCGCGTCCGGCCCGCGCCGAGGCGGCGCGTGGCGCGCCCGCTGA